Genomic window (Nitrospirota bacterium):
TACCTATAGGCCGCATGAGGCGCTGGGATATGATATCCCGGCTAATTATTATAAACTTGAAAATCTGGTGGGACTAACTTTAAACTCGAAATAGTTGTTCCGAAAAAGTCGAGCAGGACAATGTTATCCGCATATATGGTGCGGGGTATTGGAGAAAAGGGAGGAAGATATATGAAGAGCAAAATAAAATATACAGATGAACCGATGGGCAAGCTGAGAGTTATTAAAGATTTTCTTCCCCCGCCGGATAAGCTGGTGATGAAGGAAGAAAATATTAAAGTAACTATTTCCTTGAAAAAATCGAGCATTGCTTTTTTTAAGAAAGAAGCGCAAAAACACCATACGTCGTACCAAAGAATGATTCGGCGGCTTATAGACCTCTACACTTCACAACATCAAAAGAGTGCGTGACATTCCGCAATAACGAACAACTAATATGAACAAACCAAAGGCAATCGCTCTTTTTTCAGGCGGGCTTGACAGCACCCTTGCCATCATTACAATGCTCAGGCAGAGGATTGATGTCACTGCCATAACATTCCTCACGCATTTTGGCTGCGACATATCCGATAAA
Coding sequences:
- a CDS encoding CopG family transcriptional regulator, whose product is MKSKIKYTDEPMGKLRVIKDFLPPPDKLVMKEENIKVTISLKKSSIAFFKKEAQKHHTSYQRMIRRLIDLYTSQHQKSA